One window from the genome of Bubalus kerabau isolate K-KA32 ecotype Philippines breed swamp buffalo chromosome 17, PCC_UOA_SB_1v2, whole genome shotgun sequence encodes:
- the LOC129630700 gene encoding myeloid cell surface antigen CD33-like, producing the protein MLPLLLPLLWAGSLAQDPSYRLKAPRSVLVQEGLCVRVPCSVSYPQKDWKDSDPAHGYWFREGAKISVDAPVATNKLDREVQKETQGRFHLLGDPRDNNCSLEIRDARKSDRGSYFFRVERGSMKWSYMSEQLFLNVTALTHQPHVRSPGALEPGRPGNLTCSVPWACERATPPIFSWTSAAPSSLGPRTPFSSVLTLTPRPQDHGTRLTCQVKLPTSGAMVERTILLNVTCASQNPSNICAGDGTGESGTGAGVTEGAIAGAGVTVLLVLCFGLIFFLVKIYRKKVAKTTVDMEDIYSATEPASLDHQQESKSEESSDPTNYAGATPSLELEQELHYSSIIFRGEKPRESPHSEYAEIRIK; encoded by the exons atgctgccgctgctgctgccactgctgtggGCAG GGTCCCTGGCTCAGGATCCGAGCTACAGGCTGAAAGCACCGCGGTCCGTGTTGGTGCAGGAGGGCCTGTGTGTCCGCGTGCCCTGCTCCGTCTCCTATCCCCAGAAAGATTGGAAAGACTCTGACCCAGCTCACGGCTACTGGTTCCGGGAAGGGGCCAAAATATCCGTGGATGCCCCCGTGGCCACAAACAAATTAGATCGTGAAGTTCAGAAGGAGACCCAGGGCCGATTCCACCTCCTCGGGGACCCCAGGGACAACAACTGCTCCCTGGAGATCAGAGACGCCAGGAAGAGTGACAGAGGTTCCTACTTTTTTCGTGTGGAAAGAGGAAGCATGAAATGGAGTTACATGTCTGAACAGCTCTTCTTGAATGTGACAG CCCTCACCCACCAGCCCCACGTCCGCAGCCCGGGGGCCCTGGAGCCCGGCCGCCCCGGGAACCTGacctgctctgtgccctgggccTGTGAGCGGGCCACGCCGCCCATCTTCTCCTGGACATCAGCTGCCCCCAGCTCCCTGGGCCCCAGGACCCCCTTCTCGTCGGTGCTCACCCTCACCCCACGGCCCCAGGACCACggcaccaggctcacctgtcagGTGAAGCTCCCCACAAGTGGGGCGATGGTGGAGCGGACCATCCTGCTCAATGTCACCT GTGCTTCACAGAACCCAAGCAATATCTGCGCAGGGGATGGCACAG GGGAATCAGGGACAGGGGCAGGAGTGACTGAGGGGGCCATCGCGGGAGCTGGCGTCACCGTGCTGCTTGTTCTCTGCTTCGGCCTCATCTTCTTTCT AGTGAAGATCTACAGGAAGAAGGTAGCCAAGACCACAGTGGACATGGAGGACATCTACTCTGCCACAGAgccagcttccctg GATCACCAGCAGGAGTCCAAGTCAGAGGAATCTTCTGACCCCACAAATTATGCAGGGGCCACCCCCTCTTTGGAGTTGGAGCAGGAGTTGCATTATTCCTCCATCATCTTCCGTGGGGAGAAGCCTCGGGAGAGCCCTCACTCAGAATACGCGGAGATCAGGATCAAGTGA
- the LOC129630701 gene encoding sialic acid-binding Ig-like lectin 13 → MLLPPLLLSLLWVGEWGGGSTNPRFPAGSLAQDLRYQLDVPRSVSVQEGLCVHVACSVSYPREGWKDSDPAHSYWFRERADSPGDPPVATNNPEREVLSETQGRFLLVGDPWTKDCSLDIRDAQRMDTGTYIFRVERGPTVRYSYKRHPLSVRVTALTDTPDIHVQGTLASGRPTNLTCAVPWACERGTPPTFSWTGVALTSPHPESPHSSVLTLTPSPQDHGTNLTCRVTFPGAGVSTEATIRLNVSWTVMSVCPDAPQELTIRVYQKEGSGPETLGKSQSLSVQEGQSLRLDCVPDSNPPAMISWTRESLTLSPSNSSNPGVLELPRVELRDHGLYVCQAQHPLGSKKASLNLVVRTPLQLLGPSCSQEDEGLSCSCSTRAWPAPSLHWRLGEGLLEGNFSNTSFEVASSSAGPWANSSLSLREGLSSGLRLSCEAQNAHGKQIVKILLLPGRPGPRTGVVQGAIGGAGVTALLALCLIFVVKIYRKKSVERASSQDGDCPASRPASRGHFNESWSDSASDYQTPASAASTSEKEQELYYANLSFHRPRTHNFQVWDTTEYSEIKIGK, encoded by the exons atgctgctgccgccgctgctgctatcGCTGCTGTGGGTAGGTGAGTGGGGCGGGGGCTCGACTAATCCTCGTTTCCCCGCAGGGTCCCTGGCTCAGGATCTGAGATACCAGCTGGACGTGCCGCGGTCCGTGTCGGTGCAGGAGGGCCTGTGTGTCCACGTGGCCTGCTCTGTCTCCTATCCCCGGGAAGGCTGGAAAGACTCTGACCCAGCTCACAGCTACTGGTTCCGGGAAAGGGCAGATTCCCCTGGAGATCCCCCAGTGGCCACAAACAACCCAGAGCGTGAGGTGCTCAGTGAGACCCAGGGCCGATTCCTCCTTGTTGGAGACCCCTGGACCAAAGACTGCTCCCTGGACATCAGAGACGCCCAGAGGATGGATACGGGGACATACATCTTTAGGGTGGAGAGAGGGCCTACTGTGAGATATAGTTATAAACGGCATCCACTTTCGGTCCGTGTGACGG CTCTGACAGACACACCTGACATCCACGTCCAGGGGACCCTAGCATCCGGCCGCCCCACCAACCTCACCTGTGCAGTGCCATGGGCCTGTGAGAGGGGGACGCCCCCCACCTTCTCCTGGACCGGTGTTGCCCTCACCTCCCCGCACCCCGAGAGTCCCCACTCCTCAGTGCTCACCCTCACCCCAAGTCCCCAGGACCACGGCACCAACCTCACGTGTCGTGTGACCTTCCCTGGAGCTGGTGTGAGCACAGAGGCGACCATCAGGCTTAATGTGTCCT GGACAGTTATGTCTGTCTGTCCAGATGCACCCCAGGAGCTGACCATCAGAGTGTACCAGAAAGAAGGCTCAG GACCTGAAACTCTGGGCAAAAGCCAGTCTCTTTCAGTCCAGGAGGGCCAGTCCCTGCGCCTGGACTGTGTTCCTGACAGCAACCCTCCTGCCATGATCAGCTGGACCCGAGAGAGCCTGACTCTGAGCCCCTCGAATTCCTCGAACCCTGGGGTCCTCGAGCTGCCCCGGGTGGAACTGAGGGACCACGGGTTATATGTCTGCCAAGCTCAGCATCCACTGGGCTCCAAGAAAGCGTCTCTGAATCTCGTTGTGAGAA CTCCCCTACAGCTGCTGGgcccctcctgctcccaggaggacgaAGGTCTGAGCTGCAGCTGCTCCACGCGAGCCTGGCCGGCCCCCTCCCTGCACTGGCGGCTGGGCGAGGGGCTGCTGGAGGGGAACTTCAGTAACACCTCCTTTGAGGTCGCCTCCAGCTCCGCCGGGCCCTGGGCTAATAGCTCCCTGAGCCTCCGCGAGGGGCTCAGCTCCGGCCTCAGACTCAGCTGTGAGGCCCAGAACGCCCACGGGAAACAGATCGTGAAGatcctgctgctgccag GGAGACCAGGACCCAGGACCGGCGTGGTTCAGGGGGCCATCGGAGGAGCTGGCGTTACAGCCCTGCTTGCTCTCTGTCTCATCTTTGT AGTGAAGATCTACAGGAAGAAGTCGGTGGAGAGAGCGTCGAGCCAAGATGGCGACTGCCCAGCGTCGCGTCCCGCGTCCCGG GGTCACTTCAATGAATCCTGGTCAGACAGCGCCTCTGACTACCAGACCCCAGCTTCGGCTGCTTCCACCTCAGAGAAGGAACAAGAACTCTATTATGCAAACCTCAGTTTCCACAGACCGAGGACCCACAACTTCCAGGTCTGGGACACCACCGAGTACTCAGAGATCAAGATTGGGAAGTGA